The Leishmania panamensis strain MHOM/PA/94/PSC-1 chromosome 23 sequence DNA window AAGCAACGGGATGACCATGCGCCAGAAGCGGCAGTTAGTGGGGGtgcagggaaagaggagctgACGGAATGGGCACATGCTCCAACCTGTTAGATCACAAAAAGGTTTTTGCCGTAAGCAGTTTTCGGTAGCAGTCGCAGAGGGCGGCTGCCACGTTCATGTGATGGAATCAAAAGCCTGGACGATGCGCGCTTTCCATACTTACAAACAGCCAAGAAGTATTACCACAACCATGCAATTACTGAAATCACCGCCTCCAGCATAAGGGGCACGTCTAGTCCGAAGTACAAGCACTTTCGCAGCGACACACCGTAGCTGAAATCAGGTCACACGAACGTCACCTAACGACAACGGGGAAGCTTTAAAGTAACTACAGCATGATCTTGCCGGACATAAAGACAGTGAGATGCATCCACGCCGAGCCATGACACAAGAACAAGGCGGCAACAACCACGCGTCTGGAAGCGGCAATACAGTCAATGACGAGTCAAAAGCCGCGATATGCTTATGGAAGCTGGCTTTTGCACACCTTTCGAGCATACGGAATAAGGGAATCAAAAATAGTACAATCCAACCaaagtgtgtgtgcagaAAGTGGgttcaaaaaaaaaaaagcaaagtGCGTCCACAGTATGAGAATGGCAGACCTACACGGAGCTCACGTTACGCAGACGCCCTCGGCGCTGGTAAGTTTGAGTGTGGCGAAGGGTCCCACTCGCAAGGCAGTCTACAGTAGCGAGGTTGCCACAAAGGAAGGAAGCAACTAGTGGAGCCCATGAAACACTactgctgcgcagcttgAGAATGCGCATGCCCCGCTGGCTTTCAGGAAGGAGTAAATGAAACAGGCTTCTAGCGAGAGTAGCGGCCAAGCGCAGGCGCGACCTGACGAGTATGGAAGAAATGATGCGGCGCCAGCCCTCGAAAAGCCCCCGGCGCACCGTCAAGAGCGTCGAAAAAGAGAATGGCACTGTATTTCGATGCTCTCATCTCAGCGTTTGTGGTGCGTAGCGCTGGCAATAAGCAACGCTGTGGACCAAACGTGGGGCTGTCCAAACGCCTGGCCGGTGCTACACCCATGCCGGGCCGTGGGCCTTCCGTATCGTCCGcgacacacgtgcacagacATAGCATACGTCACCTTTCACCGCTGCCCGAGGTCAGTCTTTCTCCAGAAggatgctgcgctgcagaagGCAGGGGTAGACGTGTATGTTGGTGTTTGCACTCTGCCAAATGGGTTGCAGACCGGCCTACACAAAAGGCCACTTTTTAGCGCAGCTCTTGCGAGTATCATCCATTCCGCTATGACATGAGTAAAACTGCTCTCTTCCTGACGTGCCACAGGCCTGACCACGTGGTGAACAGAAGCACCTGACACGTGTAACTGCAATGGCGCGATCCAGTCATCTGGGCAGCGCCCCTGCCCCAAGCCTTGCCAACCCTcactccgcaggtcgcccaACAGCCGCTCTCGACATGCCAGCTGCCACCCGGTGTGTCTTTCGGAACGACGCTAGGACCGCTTTCCAGCGGGCGCTTGGGCTTTGGGGCTTGGGATGTTCGGAGTGGTCGGGAGCCCTTCCCATGGCATGAATGGCGCCTACATGTTCCCTGCGGGGGGTCActccggcagcgccacctgAAACCTGACGAGCCACAAAAGCAGCAAGGCATCTCACTAGCCTCCCTGCGTCGCAGGCGTTTGGTTTTGTCTGGGCTCGTGGAAGTTGCGCAAAGGCGGGGGAAGGACAACGCGCACCGGGGCAGCCCTTGGCATCATGGAATAGGAGAGGCGCATCGCACAAAAACGTTTTGGCACCCATGAGGTTGGGTTCGTTTTCTTAAAGCGTTACAGCCGCGCACTGCAAACCGGAATCGAGGCGGGGGGGACGCACAGTAGCATGCGTTCTGTGTGCAGGGTATCTGTTCGTTTGTCATCGAAATGCGGTGACATTGTGATGCGCACCTGGTGGTCAGGCTTTTCTGCTTTGGATGAAACCGACGTCGAGCAAAGAAAGGCGTGAGCAGAAATAAGTGCCCGATTCTCCTTCGACTTTGTCTCTTACATTGAATGGGCAAAAGCagtggctgccgcagcggatTTGCTTTCGTCAATGTCGCGAGGCTTTGCAAGAAGTAACAGTGCCGCTTGCCACCTGTGCCCTTCTCATTCTCGGGAAGTGGTGTTCTTGAATCCTCTGCTGTGGATGCTGCGCGCCACAGTTTTTTGCAACTGCATTCCCCCCTCTGAGCACTCCGACTCTCTGTGTGCAGCGCTAGGGCGTGAAAAACGTTGCACTTGGAAGTGGGCTGGGGCTTGAGAAGAAGGTTTGGCTTATGCGCTATCGAAGTGGACTGGTCAATGTGGAATAGATTACCGTTCAAGAGAAATATTGCATATCTACATGGCAGTTAGCACACTGCCATGGGTTCTGCCATCTgatgagaaaaaaaaagaacccGTGCTCCTGCTGACCCTCTTATGGCTGCGTTTTTGTCTTGCATTGCGTTGTGTCTTGAGCACAGGAGCAGCCTGAAAggtgttttttctctctttgagAAATTGTATCGGCAGACTGAACTGAAAATTTAAAAGCCTTCAGCAGCAATCTCAGGAAATGATTGGTGCTGCAGCAATCTTGAAGATGTGGTATCTTCAGAAAAATTTTTTTTGCTACTTTCTCTTATTCTACATTTCATCACGCGATAACACCACCGTCCACAGTTGAGAACGCGCATTTCTTTATAATTCTATAGCTTATGGGCAGCTACTCTTTTGCCTCACTCTCCTTGTTGACTGAGTTGAGTCGTGCGACGTGTTTGCTAAGGAATTGAGAGGAATATAGGCGTATCGCTGGTACACGATGTGGAATCCGCACAGCTACATTGCTCAGGCTGTTGGGTCCAAGCGCAAGATTATTAACTCTGTGACGCTTCCTTCGTTTTACGAGTACACTACGCGTCTTTTACTGCttgagagggaagaagagcatcTACGTTCTAAAATGGCCGGGGAAAGAGTGGTATGGAAAATGTCGAGCTTCTCATTTTGTGGCAAAGACTACACAGCGCACTACAGTATTGAACAGGACACCGAACAGTTTGTTCAACAGCTGGGAACTACCGTAAAGGACATTTCAGATGCCGTGATAAGATGCAGGAGCACCTATGCTGACTTCCTCGAGCAGTTGGAGACCTTTCGAAAGATGTGCAAAGATGAGGAGGCGGACTTTATGTTTGCAGACAATATTTCTGTAGATAATGTCTATACGCGAGAGGCGTATCTGTGCCTCGAACTTAGCAGAAGTCTTCCTGTTCCTGCTACTGTATCGATGTTACTTATTGAGCGAGAGAGCTTTCATTTTGTTATCAAAGGTGATCTCTGTACGATTCCTATTGCCGCGATGATCGACGGTGACGGTGCACCTGTGCGTTATGAGGGCGTCGAGTTAGGTTCTGAGACATTCTCCACCAGCAATGGATTCTGCAGACAATGTAAGGATGTAAatggctgctgcttcgtgACTGTTATATCAGAAAAGGGAATGGGCTGTGCAGCCGCTCTTTTTTCCGCCGAGACGGTGGTGAGTGATGGCCATGTCGAGGCAGTACTACGAACACTGACGGATGCAGGTGCGATTGCCTGTTTCTCGTGTGTATATAATGACGGTACTGTGTACCAGTATGAGCAGCAAGGAATCGATGCTGACAGTGCTGCTATGGCTGCGGCAACGCGGTATGATGCTGTTGCTCATCGTGCTCGCGTAATTCGCTATAGCAGAAACGCCGATGCAATGCATCTACTGATCGATGATACGAAGAAAAGCGTTCCGAGAGATGTGGCAGCCTTTGATTCAGCGTTGAATCCGCCGACCCTTGTGGCAACAATGCAGGCGTTCTCTGGTCGCCCGTACTTTGAAGTGGTGCACCGTGTGGCTCCCATTGGGCTCTTAAGTGGGTCTATGCTTCTTTCCGTCGAGCGGGACAGTCCGTTATACAATAATGTGCTGAAGTGTGGGGACAAGATTTtactttttctttttgctgaTCAAGATGTGTGGAAAAAGGGCTGTCCTCGTCAGTGGCTTGTCCCTGCGAAGTGCGACGCTTTCAAAACAAGTTCAGGCTACTTTTCTGTTCCTCGATGCAGCGTGGTGTCTATTGCGCTTTTGTTCAGTACAGAAAGGAGTTTTGCAGTTGGCGACAGTGCAGTAGTTTTTGGCAGTGTGACCGATGCAACCTTAATAGAGAAGCCCTTCTCGgtacctctttctctgccttctATCTTGTTTCGCTACACTCCATTTGTGTGCAAATTTCTTCATCGGAGGTATGGTCCCGTTGGTTTTGTCGGTTattcattttttttctgcagcaccacaccTCTGATTGCTACGGCCATGGTTTCTCTTAATGTCACTGACATCATCAGTTCTGACGCAGATATAGAGCCAACCGTAgagctgtttttctttcgaAGAGACTACGGACTGTTTCCGGAGTCTGTGTATCCAAACTTCACTGAAGATCTTCCGTTTCCTCTCCATCAGTTGACGGGTGAGAAGTCAAGCGTGGTGGCAGGAAAGGTCGCTTGTCGCCTGCTTCAAATGGGGTTGATAGTGAGGGAGTCTAGCGTGTTTCTCGTACTTTCTGTAACTCGAGTTATCTTTGATGGATCTGAAGTATTGCAGATTGCATAATGTTGGAAACTAGCGCACCTTACAtgtagttttttttttttctacaGGAACTGGTGCAGCAGAATTTTCTCCGGGATTGCTCAGGTATTCTTGCCCCTTTGGCCTTACGGAACGAAGTGAATATGAATTGCATACTATGTGTTTATTGTGAGTGAATGAAAACAAAATCTTTAATGAGCATATGTTCGTTCCTCCAGCTAGAAGGGAAAAAGATTAAATTTGGCTCGTGTCTTTTGTCTTTTCGCTCTGACTATGTTCCCTTCGATGTGAATAATAGTCTTTTTTCTCCGTTGAGCAAAACTCTTCGGTTCAGAGCTGGAGGTTCGTGTTTGTGAACACGGTGGAGAGGAACTCTTTTTTAGAGAGCCTTTCAGATTTTTTCTATTCCGCGATGAGTCAAACGCCGCTCGGGTCCCACCCCAGCCTGCCTCACAAGCtcatcgcgtggtgcaaagcagctgTAGACATACGCCGTGCAGCATTGCGCCGAGACAGTGTTAGGAACACGGCCCCCTGGCCTAAGCTATACCCACTTTCTGCTCAGCAGATCGCCTTACAGTTACCCTAATTATGCTGGTGGCCACTCGGTGCACCATTGGAGGTGGAGCTTTGGCTCCCCCACACCAGTAAACAGTGAGTGTTCGAGTGGGATGCTTTCGAGTCTTGCGAACACGCTGCTCATCATATGGATGGTGCATATGTGTTCAGTGTTGTAGGTGGGTACGACGCAACACCATCCAGTGTTGACTTCGCTACGCGGTATGTTCCTAACGGTGTCAGCACATGAAATGGTTTGGCGttgagagagacagaggaacTACCTGATTTCCACACAGCAAGTGTGCACTGGTTCCTAAACATCACGCTGAGGTGTCTGCCGTTATAACGAAGCGTTAGGACGTCTTGAACAGGTCTAAAAAAAGCAAATAGGAAGGATAAAGCTTCTTGTTACTCATCTTGCTGAGCTGAACGATTAGTATTGCATATCATGGCGTGGTCTAGGTgtcgatgcagcagctggagtGGGGACCTTCACTTTGCTTCCCAAACGGGGTGACTTTTATGAGTCTTCTATGCTGTTTATATCATCTCAACTAGCTTCTATCCTGTCAATCACCCACGCGTTAAATTGTACTGTGAGACTCGTGCACTACCAAACAAAAAGATATGCGCAAGTGGTACCAGCCGAATTAAAAAGAGCAGTTTCGAGAACGAAGGGGTTGTTACTGCATCAAATACAGACATTcagaggcaaagaaaggaACAActctttttatttttctcaGATTGCTAGAGTCTGCTGTAGTTGCGATAGTATCGAAAAACAGGCGAAACTGCTTCAGAGACGAGCACAAGGCAGTTTCGTATACATATACTCGATCAAGTGTGGCAAGCCATTGCGAAGTTGCCAACACAGAGAAATCATCGTAGTGTATTCCAAAGACAGCATTTTTGATATTTGGCAAGATCAGCTGAACTGACTGTAACTGTAGCTGTTTTGTAGTACCTCGGTGTAGGAGCGCTTGACTGTTGCCGAAAAAGATGTCCGTTGAGTTTCTCAACGCCGTTGAGAGGTCGCGGCTGTTGGAGGCTCTTTTTGACAATACCTCTTCTTTTGGCATCTTGTCAAGGAGGTTTCGAGACAGCTTTCAGCCAGCTCGGTACTCTGCTGTGTCTTGTGAGATTGGGCAGATGTGCAAGGAGTTTGTGGCGTCAACGGAGGGAACGGCGCTCCTCGCTGCTCTGTATATTGTGGATTATATGAGGAAGCAAGACAACGTGGCGGCGAAGTCGACATTTTACGACGTGTTAATAGAGCTAGAGCATGCTATTCGTAGAGACATGTTTATTGTGGAGCAGATCAAGTACACCACAAAGGAATCGAAGGAGGGCAAGAAGAGCATAGAGGCCACCCGCGCGGAGGCCTTTCGTATACACTGTGCGGCGAAAGTCTTTGCGTTTCAGCTGCTTGGTGACGTGGTTGCCGATGATGAGAAGGTTGTTTCTTATGCGTCAAAGAAACAGGAATCCATTGATGAGGCTCTTAACGCATGGGAGAAAGCCAGCATCAAGATCAAGGAGCCCATGGCGGATATCGAGCATTGCTGGGTCGCaaagcaagagaagcagcagtgtgGTTCACTGTATGAGACGGCCGCTGTCTTTGATGAACAGCCGAACAAGACTTTTGCGCTACTTCTTCCCTCGATAACAGCAAAGCTACCGATGCTGCCAATGCAGGAAGGCGAACTGCAGTACGTACTGCCTGGGAAGTCAGGTATGCTTCTCCTCGACAGTGCCCCACCCAGCGAAGGGTGGATGATATCCAAGAGACTGCTTGTACAGGCACGCAAATCGAAACTTTCCAAGGATGACGAGCAGGCGCTCCTTGGGCTGCTCAACGAGTCGCTCGTGTCCCGCTTAGGTGTTTCCCCACAGCAGCTGAGTGAGTTAGCGACGCATAACCCGGAGGTGTGTGCTTCTGTGCTGCTCAAGCTTCCATCAGGCTCAGCAGGGGCGTTTATTCAGTTTTTGTTGAAGGGCAACATCCCCGAGGAAAACATGCAGACAATTCTCCTCCGAGCGTCATCCGTCCTGCAGCAAGTTAACGTGCGAACTTTTATTTCTACCATGATCCACAAGCTcagggaaagaggtgaaTTGTCTACCGGTGCGGAGAGCGTGAAGAACTTCGCACTGAGTCTTCATCAGCTTGTGATGAAGGCTGCAaaggagaacagagagaTTTTTATAGCCGACGCTTTCCGCCCCGACCTGGAGCAGCTGTTTCAGTCGAGTAGTAACCCAGAGGTGAAAAACAGATGGGAAGACATGAAACGGTAGCCGATGATCGTGTCACTGACTCACATTTTTCCGCTCTTGTCTTCTTATGTGTGCATGTACGCCCTTCAGGTCTCGTCCTTTAGTGCTCGTAACCACTCTCGTAAGCTTCAGTAATCGCTCGACCTcgtgtgttgttgttcttttctgtgtgtttATTTGTTCAGTTTGTCTTGTCAACTGGCTTGCCTCAGTTGGGCAAAGGGGAAAGCAATTGGAGAAAACTGGTCAGCGGTGTCTCGTGCAGGGACCGGAGCGGCAAGTGCGGGAGGCGTTGCTGTGGGTGAAGTGCGACTCGTGCACTTCTTGAAGGAGCAAGATTAttgaagagagagcgcgttATACTCTCAGCGCGGTCCTTTGTCCTGTTTCCCAGAGGTGCGCGCCGGAAGTGCGGTGGGTGCAGCCGGGGATATGGTGTGCCAGGCGCTCTCGGTACCACGTAGCGGATGCTGGGGAGGGAGTCAACCTCTAGCTTTCCTTCCGATGCCTTGAACTGTTCATTACTGcttctttctttgctctAAACCCCCTACTCTGATTTGCCTGCGCACGTATTTGCCACAACGCACTCTTGTTTGCATGAATTCATTTTTGGAACCTAGAGGCCTACGGCAGATGCGGTTATGGGTGACATCAAAGTAACATTTACATTCATTACCTCTGTGGCCATCAACTGCTGTGAGGCCGCACAGTGGAATGATGAGTCGACGGTCGACGTGTCGGAGCGCcgtgcagaggcagcgctgcataATTCACGCACTGCAGTGCTCAAAGTTCTTGACTACGACATTGACTGTGCCCGTGTTTTCTGCATGACGTACTCACACGGGACTAGGATGCGATCTGTGTACGAGTCGCTTGCAGATGCCATGGCGACGAGCGCGAACGAGATGATTTGCTTTGCACCGCCTCCTATGTCTGCTGAACGTgtcttgcgtgtgtgcgcgatGAAGGTTTTAGAGCCTGTTGACGATGTTCCAGAAGTGCTCTTCTGTCAAAAGGCTGCAGTGCCCTGTAGTGGCGCTGTGGCTGTATCGCGCTGGCTGCTGGTTAACGTTCTTTTGTGCGAAAACGATGGAGCTCTGTTGGTGGGCCACCTGCCGTGCGTGGTGCAGCTGACTGGCACCTCCATCACGAAAGACGGTATCTGTAGCAGCCTGTGTACCATGCTCAAAATGGGGGTGGAGTGTGAACGCCATCTGCGAGGCTGTGAGTTATTTTGTTGCACTACTGAGAAGAAGAACATCGTACTGCACAATTCGTTTTGCGACGGGGCTTGCCCGAGCCAAGTGGCTATTATCTACAGTGCTGTCGATGTCGGTGACGTCGTGCTTGTGTCCACGCCTTTGGCTCGCTCAGTTGTCGAGGAGAGACCGTCGGTTTTCCAGGCTGTCGTGGTGAGGCGGTTTGCAGAAGATGGGGTTACACTGTATGATGTGAAAGAGGTGGACACTGCTGTCGTCTTGGAGAGACTTACGTGTACACAGGTGGTGCCTCTCTAGCTGCTTTGATTCCCCTCGAGGAGGGCGAACGAGGAATAAACGAAGGACTAATGCTGATGCTATTTCTCGTCAGTCTCTCTTTCATCAGCCGCGGAGTTGACTCCTTGTTTCTTGCAGGCACTTCCTGAGGGAGATTTTTAGTAGTTGCCATACAGGAGTGGGCAGCAagcgctctctccccactccctcctttcATGCtactctcttcttccacaCGTGGTTCTGCACGCATtccctctgctcttcctctcttttgctttaGCCTCTGCCTGCTCGTGAGAACTACGGGTATCGCGGTCGGACGCTGGGGTACTGTAGATAGCACGACCACCTGTTTTTTTAGCACACCATGATCACTGACTGGACTCTACCGCTCCGCAAGGtgcccacacacgccaccAAGGACCCCTCAATTGCGTGGAATACGGTCCATCTATGCTATGAGCAGCGTTTTTTCGGTCAGATCACGAGTTTGCGCTACGACCACGCCGGTTTGTTGCTGGGAGGCACTTCCACAAATCAATTTGCGCTCCTGCGTGTGCCTCAGAAGAATGGCGTAGTCGTAAATGAGCAGACAGAGCGCAAGAATTACTCCATCCGCTTCCGAGAAGATGACAAGCTTTACATTCAAGCTGTAGATCAGCGCGTGGTTGTGCGGTCCCCGGAGACCGCGTTCGAACGGCAGTATCTAGGACATTCGCGGGATGTGCGCTCCGCCATTTTTATTGGACGCCACAACTTCGCGTCCGCGAGCGACGACACGACAGTTAAGCTATGGGATCTGATGAGTGATGATGAGCTCGGTGCGGCTCGTATTCACACCGACTACGTGCGCTGCCTTGAGCCGTACTCTGGTGGCTCGTTCTTGAGCGGGTCCTATGACCACCGAGTGAACTTGTGGGACCCCCGAACCGGCATGGACGCGCCGTTGCAAACCTCAGGGGGCGTCATTACGCAAGCGGTGGAGGCACTGTGCTTCGTGCCGAATGAAGAGATTGTGGCTGTGGGTGCTGGCGATCGCCTGGTCATCTTTGACCCACGCAAGGGCCTCGGTACACCCTTGTTTCAGGGCTCATTTCATACCAAGTCAGTTGTTGCGGTGGCCTACTCGGAAAAACTGCGCAGTCTCCTCACCGGATCGCTGGATTGCCGCGTGAAAATGTTCTCACTTGACGGTAGTGAGCTGCGCTGCATTGCGAATAAGCGTTTTGAAAACGGTGTGACATCGCTGGCTGTTCACCCTAGCTCGACGGAGTACGCCGTGGGTAGCACCACAGGCGAGCTCAGCGTATACCGTTTCAAGGAAGCGGAAGGGTTAGTGGACGACCTTCCGGAAGAATTCGTTctggaaaaggagaaaccGCGGTCGAAGGAGCAGGTTATGCGAGACAAGATGAAAGAGGTTCAGTTCCTCCTCGGGCGCTATCAGTATGGCAAAGCGCTCAAGACCGCTTTGTACTCCCGACACCCCGATGTCCTCGTTTCCACGTTTGAGGAGCTTGTGCGTCGAGGCGCGCTGCACATCGCGCTGAACAACCAAAACGACCGAACTGTTGTGCGCGTTCTTCGCTTTGCCACTCACTACGTCGAGATGCCGCAGTTCACGGACACAATGTTTGCCGTGTTTGAGACTATTTTCGACATCTACAGCGCCTATGTGGGCAAAAGTGTCTTTTTTCACCGCGAGATTCTGAGCGCACAAAAGAAGATCGGCGCGTCTCTCGCGGTTATGCAGCGCATGGAAAGGACTATGGGCATTATGGAGATGATTGTGCATTCGGAATAGCGGCGAAAGCTGCATAGACAGCGATGCTAACCCGCCGCGCCCCACAAGCTATCCCTCTTTACTTGTCGATGTTAGAAAACGGTCAGTAAGTGTAATGAATCGTAATGCGTCGTGTAAGTGGTTGCGTGCACCGAGGaacaacgacaacgacaacgagAAGCCTATCACCTGTGACGGCAGTAAAAATCACCAGAACAGTGCAGACGTCAATGACGATTCCAGTGGTAGTGGCATCACTCAAAACAGGCGTTTGCGTCAGGAGGGGACGAAGCCGTCTGCGTCTTCGTAGAAGTTAGTTGCCTATTCCAGAGGATAGGGACACAACCTGGCAGAGACAGTTATCGAGGTCATGAATGTGGTgtactctctttttttctggaTGCTGACTTCCATCACGCGTGATGCAGTTGTCAAAGGATTGTAAGGCGCACCACGTAAGATGTGTGAAggcggggaggagagaaggagtgcAACAGAGCACTTCGACTCTTGCGTTGACGGCAGTTGACACTTGCCTTCTCGCCTCTCCATTTCCTCCCGTTCTGTCCCGCaccgctctcttctgctgcctctcGTACTTTCTTTGAATTCTCATACGGTTGTAAGTTCACTTACCGCTAcgtgccttttcttttctacTGTATTCAGCAACGAGCGCAGCGTGCACACCTTTTCTGTTTATCATACTTCTACCTCACTCAACTTTCCTTGAGGCAAACACAATGCTCCGTCGTCTTGCTACCAAGTGCTTCCAGCGGAACGTGCAGTGTCGCGGGTTCGCTGCTACTTCGCCGGTTTTGAATATGGACTACCAGATGTACCGTACGGCGACTGTCCGTGATCCTGCGCCGCAGTTTTCTGGTAAAGCTGTGGTGGGCGGTGCAATTAAGGAAATCAACAGCAACGACTACAAGGGCAAGTACATTGTACTGTTCTTCTATCCAATGGACTTCACCTTTGTTTGCCCGACAGAGATCATTGCCTTCTCGGACCGCTATTTGGAGTTTGAGAAGCTGAACACGCAGGTCATTGCCGTTTCGTGCGACTCTGAGTATTCTCACCTGGCGTGGGTAAACACACCACGCAAGAAGGGTGGTCTCGGTGAAATGAAGATCCCGGTACTGGCGGACAAGTCGATGGAGATTGCGCGTGACTACGGTGTTCTGATCGAATCTGCCGGCATTGCTCTTCGAGGACTCTTTGTGATCGACAAGAGCGGCATCCTGCGTCACTCTACGATAAACGACCTTCCAGTAGGTCGAAACgtggacgaggtgctgcgcgtggtGGAGGCTTTCCAGTACGCGGACCAAAACGGTGACGCGATTCCATGCGGATGGACCCCTGGAAAGCCCACACTGGACACCAAAAAGGCTGGCGAATTTTTTGAGAAGAATATGTGATCATTTTCACCTATACATGTGCtacatatatatacatatatatatatatatatatatatatgtatatatatgttCTCTGTTTTCCCCTTGACAGCGCAAAGACAAGACATAATCAACCAGAAAGAGCAATGCActgagagaggaaagaagcgaaaacaacaacagccaaCACACCTTCGAGCATGTCAAAGAGGTTCAACGGTGACTAGCACGTAATACCACAGTGCAAGACAGAGACCGAGGtaacgggggaggggaagagggaaagtggACTGGGCATTTCATTGGGTTTA harbors:
- a CDS encoding hypothetical protein (TriTrypDB/GeneDB-style sysID: LpmP.23.0020) encodes the protein MCKEFVASTEGTALLAALYIVDYMRKQDNVAAKSTFYDVLIELEHAIRRDMFIVEQIKYTTKESKEGKKSIEATRAEAFRIHCAAKVFAFQLLGDVVADDEKVVSYASKKQESIDEALNAWEKASIKIKEPMADIEHCWVAKQEKQQCGSLYETAAVFDEQPNKTFALLLPSITAKLPMLPMQEGELQYVLPGKSGMLLLDSAPPSEGWMISKRLLVQARKSKLSKDDEQALLGLLNESLVSRLGVSPQQLSELATHNPEVCASVLLKLPSGSAGAFIQFLLKGNIPEENMQTILLRASSVLQQVNVRTFISTMIHKLRERGELSTGAESVKNFALSLHQLVMKAAKENREIFIADAFRPDLEQLFQSSSNPEVKNRWEDMKR
- a CDS encoding beta propeller protein, putative (TriTrypDB/GeneDB-style sysID: LpmP.23.0040) gives rise to the protein MITDWTLPLRKVPTHATKDPSIAWNTVHLCYEQRFFGQITSLRYDHAGLLLGGTSTNQFALLRVPQKNGVVVNEQTERKNYSIRFREDDKLYIQAVDQRVVVRSPETAFERQYLGHSRDVRSAIFIGRHNFASASDDTTVKLWDLMSDDELGAARIHTDYVRCLEPYSGGSFLSGSYDHRVNLWDPRTGMDAPLQTSGGVITQAVEALCFVPNEEIVAVGAGDRLVIFDPRKGLGTPLFQGSFHTKSVVAVAYSEKLRSLLTGSLDCRVKMFSLDGSELRCIANKRFENGVTSLAVHPSSTEYAVGSTTGELSVYRFKEAEGLVDDLPEEFVLEKEKPRSKEQVMRDKMKEVQFLLGRYQYGKALKTALYSRHPDVLVSTFEELVRRGALHIALNNQNDRTVVRVLRFATHYVEMPQFTDTMFAVFETIFDIYSAYVGKSVFFHREILSAQKKIGASLAVMQRMERTMGIMEMIVHSE
- a CDS encoding hypothetical protein (TriTrypDB/GeneDB-style sysID: LpmP.23.0030) — its product is MGDIKVTFTFITSVAINCCEAAQWNDESTVDVSERRAEAALHNSRTAVLKVLDYDIDCARVFCMTYSHGTRMRSVYESLADAMATSANEMICFAPPPMSAERVLRVCAMKVLEPVDDVPEVLFCQKAAVPCSGAVAVSRWLLVNVLLCENDGALLVGHLPCVVQLTGTSITKDGICSSLCTMLKMGVECERHLRGCELFCCTTEKKNIVLHNSFCDGACPSQVAIIYSAVDVGDVVLVSTPLARSVVEERPSVFQAVVVRRFAEDGVTLYDVKEVDTAVVLERLTCTQVVPL
- a CDS encoding hypothetical protein (TriTrypDB/GeneDB-style sysID: LpmP.23.0010) — its product is MWNPHSYIAQAVGSKRKIINSVTLPSFYEYTTRLLLLEREEEHLRSKMAGERVVWKMSSFSFCGKDYTAHYSIEQDTEQFVQQLGTTVKDISDAVIRCRSTYADFLEQLETFRKMCKDEEADFMFADNISVDNVYTREAYLCLELSRSLPVPATVSMLLIERESFHFVIKGDLCTIPIAAMIDGDGAPVRYEGVELGSETFSTSNGFCRQCKDVNGCCFVTVISEKGMGCAAALFSAETVVSDGHVEAVLRTLTDAGAIACFSCVYNDGTVYQYEQQGIDADSAAMAAATRYDAVAHRARVIRYSRNADAMHLLIDDTKKSVPRDVAAFDSALNPPTLVATMQAFSGRPYFEVVHRVAPIGLLSGSMLLSVERDSPLYNNVLKCGDKILLFLFADQDVWKKGCPRQWLVPAKCDAFKTSSGYFSVPRCSVVSIALLFSTERSFAVGDSAVVFGSVTDATLIEKPFSVPLSLPSILFRYTPFVCKFLHRRYGPVGFVGYSFFFCSTTPLIATAMVSLNVTDIISSDADIEPTVELFFFRRDYGLFPESVYPNFTEDLPFPLHQLTGEKSSVVAGKVACRLLQMGLIVRESSVFLVLSVTRVIFDGSEVLQIA
- a CDS encoding peroxidoxin (TriTrypDB/GeneDB-style sysID: LpmP.23.0050), which produces MLRRLATKCFQRNVQCRGFAATSPVLNMDYQMYRTATVRDPAPQFSGKAVVGGAIKEINSNDYKGKYIVLFFYPMDFTFVCPTEIIAFSDRYLEFEKLNTQVIAVSCDSEYSHLAWVNTPRKKGGLGEMKIPVLADKSMEIARDYGVLIESAGIALRGLFVIDKSGILRHSTINDLPVGRNVDEVLRVVEAFQYADQNGDAIPCGWTPGKPTLDTKKAGEFFEKNM